The proteins below are encoded in one region of Malaclemys terrapin pileata isolate rMalTer1 chromosome 8, rMalTer1.hap1, whole genome shotgun sequence:
- the INSYN2B gene encoding protein INSYN2B isoform X2, with protein sequence MLLEWPNEMGRRETYYLQASNCDSMAQQNKKMRPVLLKRNSLDSVDFMRQPHHRRSKSQQVRFKDDGTNKKPIGVTEMDTKPAKDTTLMIGKAQISRHHNLPNYSLSFPRAQKGHRNIAIQTSPSLRKHFPVFKKKKLTTSKSLMEMPTEPECSVQVNGNLSEQDMSLDLSYLRITKHLEDGSRTAKTSNPLFQRECKAQSNGPIHSDSDTSAILEKATVYTQVPEYIHLTSSQDNSASVYASDMAMDLNDSVRSPTTMRQSNENYTLPSKSGKSPSCLNNTRNCNEINPHYDSCEAKSVLELPVSTKDTSTNENTPLSPLSNQSSSHCFLREHQQLTEPETDSDCMVLTNDNHGITSLTSSNESKSIPSCHTEMDKTSTRSYVPEYSNYLEDFHIKSHLPGNEIKPETNKEIRDINQIHLAHGELCALQGRLQSIEESLHSNQEKIKVLLNVIQDLEKARALSEG encoded by the exons ATGCTGTTAGAATGGCCTAATGAAATGGGTCGCAGAGAAACTTATTACTTGCAGGCCTCAAACTGCGATTCAATGGCCCAGCAAAACAAGAAAATGCGCCCTGTTTTACTCAAACGGAATAGCCTGGATTCAGTTGATTTTATGAGGCAGCCACACCACCGCAGGAGCAAATCTCAGCAAGTCCGATTCAAAGATGATGGTACAAACAAGAAGCCGATTGGTGTCACTGAAATGGACACTAAACCTGCCAAAGACACAACGCTCATGATTGGAAAGGCACAAATATCTAGGCACCATAACCTGCCAAACTATTCTCTCTCATTCCCAAGGGCTCAGAAGGGGCATCGGAATATTGCTATTCAAACTTCTCCCAGCCTTAGGAAgcattttccagtttttaaaaagaaaaaactgacaACAAGTAAGTCTTTAATGGAAATGCCAACCGAGCCTGAATGCTCTGTCCAAGTCAACGGCAATCTTTCTGAACAAGACATGTCTTTGGACCTCTCTTATTTAAGAATAACTAAACATTTGGAAGATGGATCTAGAACAGCCAAGACATCCAATCCGTTATTTCAAAGAGAGTGTAAAGCACAAAGCAATGGGCCTATCCACTCAGACTCAGATACTTCCGCAATACTGGAAAAGGCAACTGTTTATACACAGGTGCCTGAATACATACATCTGACTTCTTCACAGGACAACAGTGCTTCCGTTTATGCTTCAGACATGGCCATGGATTTAAATGATTCAGTACGTTCTCCTACTACTATGAGGCAATCCAATGAAAACTATACACTGCCATCCAAATCAGGAAAATCTCCCTCCTGCTTAAACAATACCAGGAACTGCAATGAAATTAATCCACATTATGACTCTTGTGAAGCAAAAAGTGTTTTGGAGTTACCTGTATCCACTAAAGACACTAGCACTAATGAAAACACTCCATTATCACCTCTGTCGAATCAGAGTTCATCACATTGCTTTCTTAGAGAGCATCAACAGCTAACAGAGCCTGAAACAGATTCTGACTGTATGGTGCTGACTAATGATAATCATGGAATAACATCATTGACCAGCAGTAATGAGTCAAAATCTATTCCCTCGTGTCACACTGAAATGGATAAAACTTCTACACGGTCATATGTTCCAGAGTATAGCAATTATTTAGAAGACTTTCACATAAAGTCCCATCTTCCAGGGAATGAAATTAAACCAGAAACCAACAAAGAGATTAGAGACATTAATCAAATTCACTTGGCTCATGGCGAACTATGTGCCCTACAAGGCAGGCTGCAGTCCATAGAGGAATCTTTGCACTCAAACCAGGAGAAGATTAAAGTCCTTTTGAATGTAATTCAAGACCTGGAAAAAGCCAGAGCCCTCAGTGAAGG ATaa